In Nonomuraea sp. NBC_00507, the following are encoded in one genomic region:
- a CDS encoding cytochrome P450 produces MSLDEQALTYPIPNDAPLEPPAEWAELRGKCPVAHVTLPSGDQATLLTRYDDVKQVLADPRFTRLLNAPDAARLSATDDGGLFSSEMAAIIPDGGEEHQHWRRLVGKWFTAKRMNALRPQMAQIAEELIDDMVKRGAPGDLKASLGFPLPVYVICDMLGVPAADRDRFSYWSDTLLNLTRYSKDEIDAAQAEFFQYMSDHLAAKRAEPGDDLLSELIAVGAPEDGGLTDIQILVTGMALLVAGHETTANMIGKMVSMLLADRTRWEALLADPKLIRTTVEESLRFDANSGFGLPRYLRDETEVSGTVLPRGTTVICSMAAANRDESAFEAADHMDLTRSPNPHLAFGSGAHSCLGQALARTELQVVLEVLLRKLPTLDLAVPVEDLERVEGLAVGGLRTVPVRW; encoded by the coding sequence ATGAGTCTCGACGAGCAGGCCCTGACCTACCCGATTCCCAACGACGCGCCGCTGGAGCCGCCCGCGGAGTGGGCCGAGTTGCGCGGCAAGTGCCCGGTGGCCCACGTGACGCTGCCCAGCGGCGACCAGGCGACGCTGCTGACCCGCTACGACGACGTCAAGCAGGTGCTGGCCGACCCGCGCTTCACCCGGCTGCTGAACGCTCCCGACGCGGCCCGGCTGTCGGCCACGGACGACGGCGGGCTGTTCAGTAGCGAGATGGCGGCGATCATCCCGGACGGCGGGGAGGAGCACCAGCACTGGCGGCGCCTGGTCGGCAAGTGGTTCACCGCCAAGCGCATGAACGCCCTGCGGCCCCAGATGGCGCAGATCGCCGAAGAGCTCATCGACGACATGGTCAAGCGCGGCGCCCCCGGCGACCTCAAGGCGAGCCTGGGCTTCCCGCTGCCGGTGTACGTCATCTGCGACATGCTCGGCGTGCCCGCCGCCGACCGGGACCGGTTCTCGTACTGGTCGGACACCCTGCTCAACCTCACCCGCTACAGCAAGGACGAGATCGACGCCGCCCAGGCCGAGTTCTTCCAGTACATGTCCGACCACCTCGCCGCCAAGCGCGCTGAACCGGGCGACGACCTCTTGAGCGAGCTGATCGCGGTCGGCGCCCCCGAGGACGGCGGGCTGACCGACATCCAGATCCTCGTCACCGGAATGGCCCTGCTGGTCGCCGGGCACGAGACCACGGCCAACATGATCGGCAAGATGGTGAGCATGCTGCTGGCCGATCGCACCCGCTGGGAAGCGCTGCTGGCCGACCCGAAGCTGATCCGCACGACCGTGGAGGAGTCGCTGCGCTTCGACGCCAACTCCGGCTTCGGCCTGCCACGCTACCTGCGCGACGAGACCGAGGTCAGCGGCACGGTTCTGCCCCGCGGCACCACGGTGATCTGCAGCATGGCCGCGGCCAACCGTGACGAGAGCGCGTTCGAGGCCGCCGACCACATGGACCTGACCCGCAGTCCCAACCCGCACCTGGCCTTCGGCTCCGGCGCCCACTCCTGTCTGGGCCAGGCGCTGGCCCGTACCGAGTTGCAGGTCGTGCTCGAGGTGCTGCTGCGCAAGCTGCCGACCCTGGACCTGGCCGTGCCCGTGGAGGACCTGGAACGCGTGGAGGGGCTGGCCGTCGGCGGCCTGCGCACCGTGCCGGTCCGCTGGTGA
- a CDS encoding ferredoxin: protein MKVIVDEVKCCGAGQCVLIAPEVFDQREDDGIVILLEAEPDADQHALVREAAAVCPAAAIELSEEA, encoded by the coding sequence ATGAAAGTCATCGTCGACGAGGTCAAATGCTGCGGCGCAGGCCAGTGCGTGCTGATCGCGCCGGAGGTGTTCGACCAGCGCGAGGACGACGGCATCGTCATCCTCCTGGAGGCTGAGCCGGACGCGGATCAGCACGCCCTGGTCCGCGAGGCCGCCGCGGTCTGCCCGGCCGCCGCCATCGAGCTCAGCGAAGAAGCGTGA
- a CDS encoding endonuclease V — protein sequence MQVEQLHPWPSTAAEAQALQDRLRGHVELTGPDTFALVAGLDVHYHGPGDGLTAAVVVMDAAVLAVVEQVVVHGTAAFPYVPGLFAFRELPALVEALEQLTVTPDLLVCDGYGLAHPRGFGLACHIGVLTGLPALGVGKTPFVGTHEPPGPQRGAWTPIVHEGATVGRALRTQRGVKPVYVSQGHRIALDTATDQVLRLAPRYRLPEPIRRADHLARHPD from the coding sequence GTGCAGGTTGAGCAGCTTCACCCATGGCCCTCCACGGCCGCCGAGGCGCAGGCCCTTCAGGACCGGCTCCGCGGGCACGTCGAGCTCACCGGGCCGGACACCTTCGCCCTGGTGGCGGGCCTGGACGTGCACTACCACGGCCCGGGCGACGGCCTGACGGCCGCGGTGGTCGTCATGGACGCCGCCGTCCTGGCCGTGGTGGAGCAGGTGGTCGTCCACGGGACGGCGGCGTTCCCGTATGTGCCAGGCCTGTTCGCCTTCCGCGAGCTGCCCGCGCTGGTCGAGGCGCTCGAGCAGCTCACGGTGACGCCGGACCTGCTGGTCTGCGACGGATACGGGCTGGCACACCCGCGCGGGTTCGGCCTGGCCTGCCACATCGGCGTGCTGACGGGGCTACCGGCGCTGGGCGTGGGCAAGACGCCGTTCGTCGGCACGCACGAGCCACCGGGGCCGCAGCGCGGGGCGTGGACGCCGATCGTGCACGAGGGAGCCACGGTGGGGCGGGCGCTGCGCACGCAGCGCGGCGTCAAGCCGGTGTACGTGTCCCAAGGACACCGCATCGCCCTGGACACGGCCACGGACCAGGTCCTCCGCCTCGCGCCGCGCTACCGGCTCCCCGAGCCGATCCGGCGCGCCGACCACCTGGCCAGGCACCCGGACTGA
- a CDS encoding sulfite exporter TauE/SafE family protein has protein sequence MIFGEALGLLAVGVVAGVVSTVVSLASIISYPALLAFGLPPLAANVTNTVALVFTGVGAAAGSRPELAGEGGRVLRLGPLAALGGASGALLLLVTPARTFELIAPWLIAMASLLLARPPSGRVRGEHGILGRVGLFAVTIYVGYFGAAGGILVFAVLAAMLDHPAAKVNAMKNVMTGLANAVAALGFAIFGPVDWGAAMPLAAGFLLGGWVGPKIARRMPGHSLRYLAAVCGLAVALKLGWDSYAR, from the coding sequence GTGATCTTCGGCGAAGCTCTCGGCCTGCTCGCGGTCGGCGTCGTGGCCGGTGTGGTGAGCACGGTCGTGAGCCTCGCCTCGATCATCTCCTACCCGGCCCTCCTGGCTTTCGGCCTGCCCCCGCTGGCCGCGAACGTCACCAACACCGTCGCCCTCGTCTTCACCGGCGTCGGCGCGGCCGCCGGATCGCGGCCCGAGCTGGCCGGCGAGGGCGGCCGCGTGCTGAGGCTCGGCCCGTTGGCCGCGCTCGGCGGGGCGTCGGGCGCCCTCCTGCTGCTGGTGACCCCCGCCAGGACGTTCGAGCTGATCGCGCCCTGGCTGATCGCGATGGCGTCCTTGTTGCTGGCCCGGCCACCGTCCGGGCGGGTGCGCGGCGAGCACGGGATTCTGGGGCGGGTGGGGCTGTTCGCCGTGACGATCTATGTGGGGTATTTCGGCGCGGCCGGGGGCATCCTGGTGTTCGCCGTGCTGGCCGCCATGCTCGACCACCCCGCGGCCAAGGTGAACGCGATGAAGAACGTCATGACGGGGCTGGCGAACGCGGTGGCGGCGCTCGGGTTCGCGATCTTCGGGCCGGTCGACTGGGGCGCGGCGATGCCGCTGGCGGCCGGGTTTCTGCTGGGCGGCTGGGTCGGGCCCAAGATCGCGCGCCGGATGCCGGGCCACAGCCTGCGTTACCTGGCGGCCGTGTGCGGGCTGGCGGTGGCGCTCAAGCTGGGCTGGGACTCGTACGCGCGCTGA
- a CDS encoding type 1 glutamine amidotransferase, with protein MGDVLVVQNSRSGGPARLGDWLAEAGHELDVVLAHDGAPLPDRLGHDAMIMLGGGYLPGDDDRAPWLADARRLVGQALAEGVPLLGICLGGQMIAQVAGGEVMGDAGAPENGSVPLTIRPEAADDPLFHGLPPVVPAVEHHKDAIIALPAGAVWLAETQTCPYQAFRVGERAWGVQFHPEVLPARIREWRADGFDPGEVYARAVADEPVSTPIWREVTMRFAALVAERAAGARTRPGPERTVSARTSPSPA; from the coding sequence ATGGGTGACGTGCTGGTCGTGCAGAACAGCCGGAGCGGCGGCCCGGCCCGGCTGGGCGACTGGCTGGCCGAGGCCGGGCACGAGCTGGACGTCGTGCTCGCCCACGACGGCGCTCCCCTGCCCGATCGGCTCGGCCACGATGCCATGATCATGCTGGGTGGCGGCTACCTGCCCGGCGACGACGACCGGGCCCCATGGCTGGCGGACGCCCGGCGGCTGGTGGGGCAGGCGCTGGCGGAGGGGGTGCCGCTGCTCGGCATCTGTCTGGGCGGTCAGATGATCGCCCAGGTCGCGGGGGGTGAGGTGATGGGCGACGCGGGCGCGCCGGAGAACGGCAGCGTCCCGCTCACGATCAGGCCGGAGGCCGCCGACGACCCGCTCTTCCACGGGCTTCCCCCGGTGGTGCCCGCAGTGGAGCACCACAAGGACGCGATCATCGCGCTGCCCGCGGGCGCCGTCTGGCTGGCGGAGACGCAGACGTGCCCCTACCAGGCGTTCCGGGTGGGCGAGCGGGCCTGGGGCGTGCAGTTTCACCCCGAGGTGCTGCCTGCGCGCATCCGGGAGTGGCGCGCGGACGGCTTCGACCCCGGCGAGGTCTATGCCAGGGCGGTGGCCGACGAGCCGGTGTCCACGCCGATCTGGCGCGAGGTGACGATGCGCTTCGCCGCGCTCGTCGCGGAGCGTGCCGCGGGCGCACGTACGAGACCCGGCCCCGAGCGTACCGTCAGCGCGCGTACGAGTCCCAGCCCAGCTTGA
- a CDS encoding bifunctional 5,10-methylenetetrahydrofolate dehydrogenase/5,10-methenyltetrahydrofolate cyclohydrolase: protein MKTLTGKELAAAIRAQTQAEAAAGPQPRLAVVVATDDEAGLWYVRSLAKAAAGVDIACDVVDLGPGARPEQIGEMLTRLSGDSGVHGVLLQTPLPSGSSAQELAASIDPRKDVDGANPLSLGRLAAGRPAFPPATAAAVMALLDHYEVELEGRRAVVVGRSTVVGKPLAHLLLDRHATVTVCHSRTRDLASVTSTAEVLVAAAGRAGLIGAGHVAPGAVVIDVGTNPTGDGGLTGDVDFDAVAGVAGALTPVPGGVGPVTTALLLRHTARAANLP, encoded by the coding sequence GTGAAGACGCTGACCGGCAAGGAGCTGGCCGCCGCCATCCGCGCCCAGACGCAGGCCGAGGCCGCGGCGGGCCCTCAGCCGCGGCTGGCCGTGGTGGTGGCCACGGACGACGAGGCCGGCCTGTGGTATGTCCGGTCGCTCGCCAAGGCGGCGGCCGGCGTCGACATCGCCTGCGACGTGGTCGACCTGGGGCCGGGTGCCCGCCCTGAGCAGATCGGCGAGATGCTGACCAGGCTCAGCGGCGACTCCGGCGTGCACGGCGTGCTGCTGCAGACGCCCTTGCCCTCCGGCTCCTCGGCGCAGGAGCTGGCCGCGTCGATCGACCCGCGCAAGGACGTCGACGGCGCCAACCCGCTCTCGCTCGGCCGGCTGGCGGCCGGGCGACCGGCGTTCCCGCCCGCCACCGCCGCGGCCGTCATGGCCCTGCTCGACCACTACGAGGTGGAGCTGGAGGGGCGGCGGGCCGTCGTGGTCGGTCGCTCGACCGTGGTCGGCAAGCCGCTCGCCCACCTGCTGCTCGACCGGCACGCCACGGTCACCGTCTGCCACTCGCGCACCCGTGATCTGGCCTCCGTCACCTCCACGGCCGAGGTGCTGGTCGCGGCCGCCGGCCGGGCGGGGCTGATCGGCGCGGGGCACGTCGCGCCGGGCGCGGTCGTGATCGACGTCGGCACCAACCCGACCGGCGACGGCGGGCTGACCGGCGACGTCGACTTCGACGCGGTCGCGGGCGTGGCCGGGGCGCTGACCCCGGTGCCCGGCGGCGTCGGACCGGTGACGACCGCGCTGCTGCTGCGCCACACCGCCAGGGCGGCGAACCTCCCGTGA
- a CDS encoding cyclodeaminase/cyclohydrolase family protein, protein MRDLKIVDFLAELADRRPAPGGGATAALHAAQAAALLGMVARYSTGEKYADHAETVVAVISETDMLRARALKLAEEDAAAFTAVTDAYRLPKGEQRSAAIAAALAGAAEPPARVIEEATRVIELCELLLPIGNRNVVTDVAAAAEAARAALTTARVNVEVNLGGIKDERVREKLNIRLSAVDPAVARADWVTAEVREEINR, encoded by the coding sequence ATGCGCGACTTGAAGATCGTCGACTTCCTGGCCGAACTGGCCGACCGGCGGCCGGCTCCGGGCGGCGGCGCGACGGCGGCCCTGCACGCCGCCCAGGCCGCCGCGCTGCTCGGCATGGTCGCCCGCTACAGCACCGGCGAGAAGTACGCCGATCACGCCGAGACCGTCGTCGCCGTGATCTCCGAGACCGACATGCTGCGGGCGCGGGCGTTGAAACTGGCCGAGGAGGACGCGGCGGCGTTCACCGCGGTCACCGACGCCTACCGGCTGCCCAAGGGCGAGCAGCGCAGCGCCGCGATCGCCGCCGCGCTGGCCGGGGCCGCCGAGCCGCCGGCCCGCGTGATCGAGGAGGCCACGCGGGTGATCGAGCTGTGCGAGCTGCTGCTGCCGATCGGCAACCGCAACGTCGTCACCGACGTGGCCGCCGCGGCGGAGGCCGCCCGCGCCGCACTCACCACCGCGAGGGTGAACGTCGAGGTCAACCTCGGCGGGATCAAGGATGAACGAGTACGCGAGAAGCTGAACATCCGCCTGTCCGCCGTGGATCCGGCCGTCGCCAGGGCAGACTGGGTGACCGCCGAGGTACGCGAGGAGATCAACCGGTGA